CCACCACGGCGATTTCGGCGGGGTGAGCAAATAACACGAGGTTGTCGGGGGCCTTCCCCGTGAAGGCGATGGCTCCCGCGAGCACCACGACGAACACGAGGAAGATCGTGCCGAGGTGAACGGGAAGCGAGCCTCGCTGGAAGAAGGCGGTTGTGCGCACCGCGAGCGAATCGACTTCACGCATGGATGCGCGAAAAAGTCTTTCTGCGTCGCACCAGCGCCCAAGGGCCGTGTTCTGCGGGCTTACCGCCTTTTGCACACGTTCGAACGGTGCGTGGGCGATCGCGAGCACGGTACCGAGCGTGAGCGCTGCGAGTGAGCAGAGGAGCGGGAGCGATACGTGGTCGGGGATCACGGCGAGGTGGCCGAGCTCCCCCACCTTCGCGCTCGTGCCACCCGCGATGAGGGTCGCGAGAACCTCGAGTTGCGGCGCGAGCACGATCGCGGCGAGGCTCGCAGCCGCAACGATCGCGGGGATGAGCTGGAAACGAAGCGTGGGCTGCTTGTGCTTCACGCCGCGTGCGCCGGGGAACACGTGGAAGAAGAAGCGGCACGAATACGCGACCGTGAGCACGGATCCCGCGACGGTCGCGGCGAGAATCGCGAGGCCCCACGGCTCCCCCTCGGCGAAGGTGTAGAACACCGCTTCCTTCGCCACGAACCCGAACAGCGGCGGGAAAGCGGCCATCGATGCCGCACTCACGAACGCGACAATGCCCACGATCGGGAGGTCCTTGAAAACGCCGTGGAGTTCACGCAGATCGCGTGTGCCGTAGCACTTGTCGATGATGCCCACGCTCATAAAGAGCGGCGCTTTGAAGAGCGCGTGGGCGAGCGTGAGCATGGCGCCGGCAAAAACCGCTTCGGGTGTCGCGATCCCCGCGATCGCTGCCATAAATCCAAGCTGCGACACCGTTCCGTACGCGAGCAGGAGCTTGATGTCGGTTTGCCGGAGGGCACGCCAACCACCGAGCAGCATGGTCACGGCACCGAGGGCGGAAACCGCGATCGTGAGAGGTCCGACGGTGGCCAGGAGCGGGGCGAACCTCAAAAGAACGTAGATGCCGCCCTTCACCATGGCTGCGGCGTGAAGGTACGCCGATACCGGTGTTGGTGCGGCCATCGCACCGGGGAGCCAGAAGTGCCCGGGGGCAAGCGCCGATTTCGTTGCGGCACCGATGAGCACGAGCACGAGGGCCACAACGAGGTACGGCGACACCGCGGCAAACGCGGGCGACGTGAGGATCTCGGAGATTCGCATGCTGCCGGCTTTAACGCCGAGCATGATGAGCCCCACCATGAGGGCGAGGCCGCCTGCGGTCGTGGAGATGAGTGCGTTAATCGCGGCGCGACGGGAGGCCTGTTTCGTGACGTAGTGGCCGATGAGCAGGTAGGAGAACACGGTCGTGAGCTCCCAGAACACGAACAGCATCATTGCGTCGTCGGCGAGCACTAGCCCGAGCATGGCCCCCGAGAATGCCGTGAACACACCCGCGAATCGCGCGAGCGACGGCTCCGTTTCTTTGAAGTACCGCGAGCAGTACAGCATGATGACGGTGCCGATACCCGAAACGATGAGCACGAACAGCCACGCGAGTGGATCGAGCGCGAAGCTTAGCGTGATCCCGAACTGCGGGATCCACGGGTAAGTCTCCACCGCGGGGGTCTCGGCGAGCGCAGCCGGTGAGTGCGAGAGAAGGTACGCCGCCGTGGCTGCAGGAATAAGCGCGATCGGCAGAAATGCCTTTTGCCGCCACCATTTCACGAGGAGGGGCGCTATAAGTGCCATCGCGAAGTGCGCAGCGATGGCGATAATCATGCGGGGGTATCCGTCCTCGTAGTGTCGGTGCGGGGACGCTTAAGTTTATCAAGTCATACGCGCGACGCGGCGAACCGTCCCGCTACACGGAATAATCCCATCCCTCGGGAAGTACGCGACACTCGAGTTTCCCTTCGAGTAGTCGCTGCTGGACATCACCGGTAGCGTATGCGCTCGCGAGCTCGAGCGAACCATCACTGAAGTACCGGTCCAGGTACTCCTCTTCGGAAGGGAAGCCCGCGATAGTCACCCCCTGCTTTTCGAGACACGGAATGACGACATCTTTTTGGAACTGCCACAAATCGCTTGCTTGCCTCTCGTTTGGCATCTCCCCCAGCGATGTAAATTTCGCGGAGCATCCATATTCCGAAACGGACCATTCAAGCGGCTTGCTCAGCGAAAACTCACCCCGCGTCACAATACCTTCGGAGGAAACATCGGTGTCGCTCCAGCCGTCGTCGTGCATACACCGCACCCAGGCGTCTTGATCGTCCTTTACTTCCGCAGGGCTGTCTGGTTTCTCGGGTGCTGTGCGGCCTTGCGATGCATAGGCACTTTCGATACGTGCCCATTCGGCATCGAGCGCTTCTTCTCGGCTGACCTTCGGAAAGTAGCGGCTGCCCTGACCGTCGAGGCGAACTCGGGCATCCTGTACCCATTGCTCGTGCGTCGAGGAAGGAGCAACTTTCGGTGAAGATTCCGAGTTCACGGGAGAGCTTGAGCATCCCGCGACCATGAGCGCGACGGTGGCGCACGAAGCGACTGCGGACAACATCTTCGTCATCGTCTTCATTGACTTCTCCTCATCGCAAGGCCACGCTTCACTCCGCATGGGGGTCCTGCGAACCACCTCAAGAATACAACTTAAGTCCCGTTTTGTGCACTGGGTCTCACGCTGCTTTTAGAACAGTTCGTTCGGCTCCACGAGGAAATCTTCATGGTCAAGCACAAACCCACCGGTTTCGTCCCAAATCGCGCGCGCCACAGCGCTACAGCCGAGGTAGGCCTCGCGCCATTCACGAATCTGCGACTTCTCGGGGTTTTCGGCAACGAGCGTCGAAGGGTCATCGGGGCGATAGGCCACGGTGTACAGCGCCGCACCTTCCTTCACCCATTCGACGTGCTCGATCGCAGGAATTTCACCCTCGAGCGTCGATGCCTCAACCACAAGGTCGGCGTGCGCAAAAATTGGGGCGGAGAGCATGTAGGGGAAACCGTCGGCCTCCCCCACGATCTCCGCTTCCTTGACGATCTTTTGCACGATCTCGAGCAGGTCTTTCGGAGCGAGCTCGTAGGCCGCGACCACGTGGAGGCCAGGCTGCATGAACTGATGCGGGGCGAGTTCGTGGCCCGTGTCGGTCACGAGTTTCCCGCCGAGGCGGCGCACAACATTGAGGGCGAATTCGAGAATCTCGCGCTCCTCCCCCGCGGGCACGCCGTTCGGGAAGGCCGTATCGAAGCCGTAACCATCGGGGACGTCCGAAGGGCCGCCATCGCGATGCATGGGAACCTCGATGCTCGCCTCATTCTTCGAGGGGTGCCACACCAGCGAGGTCGTATCGCTCACGCGAATCGTTTTCTTCTTCTTGCGTGCGAGCGGGTAACGGTTGAGCACGAGCGCGAAGAGATCATCGAGCCCGTAGCTTTGATCGAGAACAAGCGTGTGCGTCACGGGGTCTCCTCCAAGGGTGTTGCGGGGATCTGCGTGCGGTGAAAGTTCATGTAGGAGCGGGAAGCCGTCGGACCCCGTTGCCCCCGGTACCTGTTGAGGTTCCCCTCCGAGCCGTACGGATGTTCCGCCTCGCTACTGAGGCGGAAAAAGCACAGCTGGCCAATCTTCATGCCGGGCCACAGCGCCACGGGCAGGGTTGCCATGTTCGAGAGTTCAAGGGTGATGTGCCCCTCGAACCCCGGGTCGATAAAGCCCGCGGTCGAGTGGGTGAGAAGCCCGAGGCGGCCGAGGCTCGACTTCCCCTCAAGGCGCGCGGCGATGTCGTTCGGGAGGCTCACCGTTTCGTAGGTCGAGGCGAGCACGAACTCGCCAGGGTGCAGCATGTACGGCTGGTCAGGATCGACCTCCACGAGGCGCGTAAGCTCCGCCTGCTCCTTCGCAGGGTTGATCATCGCGTACTTGTGGTTGTCGAAGAGTCGAAAGAATCGATCGATCCGCACGTCCACGGACGCAGGCTGAACGAACTCATCACCAAAGGGGGCGATGCCGATGCGGCCCGCCTCGATTTCCGCGCGAATATCACGATCACTGAGAAGCACGCCTCTATCTTAACTCGAGGCCACTTGCCTCACGCCGGTTTGGAGGTGCGGCGCGCGGCGGCTACACTGGGGAGGCACATTCGCGGATGTAGTTCAATGGTAGAACTTCAGCTTCCCAAGCTGACAGCGCGGGTTCGATTCCCGTCATCCGCTCCATTTTTCCACCGGATTGCATAGACGTTGCGGGGGTTATCCCAGCCGTCACGACCGGAATAACCCCCACAAACCCTATGGAATCCAGGAGAGGTTAGAGCTTCGACGCCACCTCGTACGCATCCCAGATCGCGTACTGGATGTTCGAAATCTTGCGGGCGTCACCGAGAATATTCTTCGGCACGTTCACGTCCGTGATCGCCTCCCACATCGCGCTATCGCGCGCGTACCCGATCGCGGACACCACCGAATCGGCTTCGAGCTCGCGCTCCTTGCCATCGACCTTCACGAGCAGGCCCTTCTCGGTCGTGCGAATCGCCGAGGCTTCCGTGAGCACCTCGATACCGCGGTACGGCACGAGCTTGTGGAGCATGTCGTGGTTGGCGTGGCACAGGGGGCCATTCTTCGCGAGCAGATCCTTTTCGACCTCGACGATCGTGACCTCACGGCCCTTCTCGACGAGAGAAAGGGCAAGCTCACAGCCCGTGAGGCCGCCGCCGATGACGACAACCTTCCTACCCAAGTCGTCCTGCGCGAGGAGGGCATCGGTCGCTTCGACGACCTCCCTCGCGTCACCAAGATCAAGCATGCGCGGCTTCGAGCCGGTCGCCACGAGAACGTGATCCCACTCGCCGCTCTTAATCATCTCCGGCGGCCTTCGGGGATGCGGCTTGGCGCTCAGGCGCGGGCAAAAACCTTCTCGCGCGGGTGGGCGTGAGAACCGGCTCCGACGGCTGCTTCGCCCCGCGCCCTCTCGGCGGTAAGAACGCCGTCAACCATGCGGTACACGGAATCGAACTCGTCGAGCTGCTCTTGCGCGTGGGTCACAACGACGGTCGCGAGGTCGCGCGTGCGGGTTGTCTCCGCGAGCAGTTCGATGATCGCTTTGGAGCGCTCCTGGTCGAGGGCGCTCGTCGGCTCGTCCACGAGGAGAACCTCGGGCTGGTGGAGGATCGCGCGGGCAATGTTGACCCTCTGGCGCTGACCACCCGAGAGCGCACCCGGGCGGTGATGCGCGCGATCGAGCATCCCCACGGCGTCGAGCGCCGACTCGATGCGTTCCTGGCGCTCCTTTTTCGAGATGCCCTTGAACGTTCCCGCGCCGAGACGTGCCACAATCTCGAGCTGCTCGGCGACGGTGAGCGACGGGATGAGGTTCGGCGACTGGAACACGATACCCACGTGGTCGCGGCGCACTTCGGTTTTCTTCTTCTGGTTGAGCGACGTCGTCTCGATACCCGCGATCTTCACGCTTCCCGAATCGGGGCTCGTGAGGGTCGCCGCAACGGTCAGAAGGCTAGATTTGCCTGACCCGGAGGGCCCGGTCACGGCGGCGAATTCGCCCGGGTTCACCGTGAGGTTCGCGTGGTTGACCGCGGTGACGGTTGAGCCGCCGTCGGGGTAGGTGAGGGTGATGTCGGTGAGGTTCAGCATGGCTTTCGTCCTTTTCATCAAGGTTCGTGTGAGAGTGCGGGGCAAGGCAGGGCCGTGCGGGTTAGGCCGCCGACGCTTGCAGGGCCTTCGTCGGATCCACCTTCGTGATCGTGCGGACCGACACGAGCGAGCCCACGAGACCCGCGAGAAGCATGAGGATCGGAACGCCCACGAGCGTGAGCGCGTTCATGACGAACGGCATCGCGTTGGCGGCGAGCACGCCGAGCCCGGCGGTGAGCCCCACGCCGATGAGCGAGCCGATGCCGAGCACAATGAGGGCCTGCCACAGCGAGTCACCCGCGAGCCAGCCCGTGCGGGCGCCGATCGCCTTGAGAACCGCGATGTCGCGCTGGCGCTGCATCGACCACACGAGGAAGAACACGCCGATCACGAGGGTCGAGATCAGAACGAGGAGAGCGATCATCATCGCGAGCGAGCCGATCTCCGAGCGGAACGAGCCGATCGCGAGGAGCGACGGGAGGAGCGACTTCGTGGTCGTGGACTGGTCGCGATCGAGTGTCGTGATGTCGTCATCGGTGAGGGCCGAGGAGGCGTCGGCCCCTTCCGCGCCCACGAGGATGGCCGTGGCATACCCGCCGGGCTGATGCGTGCGTTCGAGGAAATCGTGCCACGTGTCGAGGCTCGCGAACGCGACTGGGCGGTGTGAATGGAACTCATCTTTGATCACGCGGTCCACCGCGAGTCTCTCCCCCGCAACGTCAACGGTGTCGCCCGCTTGCACTCCGAGCGATTCGGCCGTTGTTTCGCCGAGCACGAGCTTGCCGGCTTCGGGGACGCGTTCGTCGGTGCCCGTCGGTTCGGCCATGAGGACGACCGACTCGGTTTTCTCACCCGTGTCGAGCAGCGCGCTCGAGATACCGAGCGGGGTTACCGCGTTATCACCGGCCTTCGCGGCCCACGCATCGAACTGTTCCTTGGTGATTTCCGAGTTCGAGAACTCTTCCTGCTCACCCTCGTCGACCGAAAGAACAACCTTGTCAGGATTGAGCGAGAGCATCGCGGAAATGTTCTGCATGGCGAGGCCACCGGTGAGGCCGGCGAGGAACGTCACGAGGAACGTCATGAGGGAGACGACGGCAACGATGAGACCGAAGCGGCCTTTCGCGAAGCGCAAGTCTCGAATGGCAAGAAACATGAGGTGAACTCCTTACGGCGTTTGATGATGTCTCTACTGTGCCGATCCGGCCCTCCCCTCCGGTACCTCCCGTCGGTACCCTCTTCGTTCATCCTTTTGGAGGAACGACCTCACGGGCCAGGGAATTAGGATCGGTGATATGCCCACCTCAGCCCGCACCCCGTACGTCGTGGGGGCAGCCACACTCGCGTGCGTGCTCCTTGCGATTCCCATCCTCGAAAGCACCTTCGCCGCGGCTCCGCACACATCGAGCGTCGTGATCTTCAGTCTCGTGACGCTCGTTGTCATGCTCGTGGGCGGCGTGTTGCTCATGCACGCGGGAGACATTCACGCCGAGCCAGCGACAGTTTTTTCTTGGCGCCCCCTCGTGTACATCGCCGTTCTTGCGTCCGCGTGGGCGATGGTCATCGCGGAAACACCCCACGCGACCTATTTCCTTTTCGCCCTCATTGGCATCTCCCAGTGGCTGCTTCCCGAACGCACCGGGGCTTTCGTGACGCTCGGCCTCACCGTTTTCACGATCGTGGGGCAGGTTTTTCACCACGGTGCTTCGACGGGCACGATCGTGGGGCCACTCCTGATCGCCGTGCTCATGCTCGCGTTCATGCACATGTACCGCGCGATGCGCTTCGAGGCGCTCCAGAAGAACGCCGTGATCGCCGAGCTTCGCGACGCTCAAGGTCAGCTTGTCGAATCTGAGCGCGAGAAAGCCCGCATTACCGAGCGCGAACACCTCGGGCGAGACCTTCATGACACGACGGCACAGTCGCTCTCAAGCGTGATCTTGCGGCTCGGTCTCGCGGAGGAGGCACTCGACTCGGGTGAGAGCGCGGGGGCGCTCGAGCACGTGAGGTCCGCTTCCGACGCCACCTCGGAAGCCTTGAGCGAACTTCGAAGCGCGATCACCCACCTCACGCCGAAGGGATCGGGCCCCACTCGCCTCGAGGCTGCCTTGGTACGCGTCGCTGAAACTGCACGCTCGAGGGCAGTGTCGAACCGTCGCGGCACCACGCCGGTGATCGAGTGTCGCGTCGCGCCGGACCTGCCTGAACTAGATATGACGACCGCGACGAGCCTCGTGCGCATCGTGCAGTCCTCCCTCGCGAACGCCCTCGACCACGCACGTGCCTCGCGGATCGAGGTTCGGGCCTACACTGACGGTGGCGAGCTGCATATCGACATCGAAGATGATGGTCGCGGCTTCGACGTTGATGAAGCGTTGCTCGGCCCACGTAGCGATAGTGGCGGCTACGGCCTCGGGTTCGTCGTGCAACGCTCGCGT
The window above is part of the Dermabacter vaginalis genome. Proteins encoded here:
- a CDS encoding Na+/H+ antiporter subunit A, encoding MIIAIAAHFAMALIAPLLVKWWRQKAFLPIALIPAATAAYLLSHSPAALAETPAVETYPWIPQFGITLSFALDPLAWLFVLIVSGIGTVIMLYCSRYFKETEPSLARFAGVFTAFSGAMLGLVLADDAMMLFVFWELTTVFSYLLIGHYVTKQASRRAAINALISTTAGGLALMVGLIMLGVKAGSMRISEILTSPAFAAVSPYLVVALVLVLIGAATKSALAPGHFWLPGAMAAPTPVSAYLHAAAMVKGGIYVLLRFAPLLATVGPLTIAVSALGAVTMLLGGWRALRQTDIKLLLAYGTVSQLGFMAAIAGIATPEAVFAGAMLTLAHALFKAPLFMSVGIIDKCYGTRDLRELHGVFKDLPIVGIVAFVSAASMAAFPPLFGFVAKEAVFYTFAEGEPWGLAILAATVAGSVLTVAYSCRFFFHVFPGARGVKHKQPTLRFQLIPAIVAAASLAAIVLAPQLEVLATLIAGGTSAKVGELGHLAVIPDHVSLPLLCSLAALTLGTVLAIAHAPFERVQKAVSPQNTALGRWCDAERLFRASMREVDSLAVRTTAFFQRGSLPVHLGTIFLVFVVVLAGAIAFTGKAPDNLVLFAHPAEIAVVGFAGLAALGAARARRRLRAALLISGTGFGVALLFMMYGAPDVAATQLFVESMMTVVLILVLRRLPAHFSIRPRRFDQFTRWSIAILTAAVIVTVFAYAAGARIAAPIGPELIEAGYEIGKGHNAVNVALVDARVWDTMGEIAVVLVVASGIASLIFVRKREQQIVRVGDLEEDLSIWRRSSDPSIPENTLRFHNESEDLEGNRGATWLLASRTLAPERRMVVLEVITRLAFPMLMVLSIYLLFAGHNFPGGGFAGGLVAGLAITLRYLAGGRYELNEAAPVQAGALLGVGMVLALLTGITPLLLGGTVFQSYVWIGHLPVLGEIELASALMFDIGVYLIVVGLALDILRTLGEQIDRHQEAELDAR
- a CDS encoding sensor histidine kinase; its protein translation is MPTSARTPYVVGAATLACVLLAIPILESTFAAAPHTSSVVIFSLVTLVVMLVGGVLLMHAGDIHAEPATVFSWRPLVYIAVLASAWAMVIAETPHATYFLFALIGISQWLLPERTGAFVTLGLTVFTIVGQVFHHGASTGTIVGPLLIAVLMLAFMHMYRAMRFEALQKNAVIAELRDAQGQLVESEREKARITEREHLGRDLHDTTAQSLSSVILRLGLAEEALDSGESAGALEHVRSASDATSEALSELRSAITHLTPKGSGPTRLEAALVRVAETARSRAVSNRRGTTPVIECRVAPDLPELDMTTATSLVRIVQSSLANALDHARASRIEVRAYTDGGELHIDIEDDGRGFDVDEALLGPRSDSGGYGLGFVVQRSRELGGNAAIIAAPGDGTLISVTIPVSQTPSDPPASPVSPH
- a CDS encoding ABC transporter permease produces the protein MFLAIRDLRFAKGRFGLIVAVVSLMTFLVTFLAGLTGGLAMQNISAMLSLNPDKVVLSVDEGEQEEFSNSEITKEQFDAWAAKAGDNAVTPLGISSALLDTGEKTESVVLMAEPTGTDERVPEAGKLVLGETTAESLGVQAGDTVDVAGERLAVDRVIKDEFHSHRPVAFASLDTWHDFLERTHQPGGYATAILVGAEGADASSALTDDDITTLDRDQSTTTKSLLPSLLAIGSFRSEIGSLAMMIALLVLISTLVIGVFFLVWSMQRQRDIAVLKAIGARTGWLAGDSLWQALIVLGIGSLIGVGLTAGLGVLAANAMPFVMNALTLVGVPILMLLAGLVGSLVSVRTITKVDPTKALQASAA
- a CDS encoding ABC transporter ATP-binding protein; amino-acid sequence: MLNLTDITLTYPDGGSTVTAVNHANLTVNPGEFAAVTGPSGSGKSSLLTVAATLTSPDSGSVKIAGIETTSLNQKKKTEVRRDHVGIVFQSPNLIPSLTVAEQLEIVARLGAGTFKGISKKERQERIESALDAVGMLDRAHHRPGALSGGQRQRVNIARAILHQPEVLLVDEPTSALDQERSKAIIELLAETTRTRDLATVVVTHAQEQLDEFDSVYRMVDGVLTAERARGEAAVGAGSHAHPREKVFARA
- a CDS encoding FAD-dependent oxidoreductase, translated to MIKSGEWDHVLVATGSKPRMLDLGDAREVVEATDALLAQDDLGRKVVVIGGGLTGCELALSLVEKGREVTIVEVEKDLLAKNGPLCHANHDMLHKLVPYRGIEVLTEASAIRTTEKGLLVKVDGKERELEADSVVSAIGYARDSAMWEAITDVNVPKNILGDARKISNIQYAIWDAYEVASKL
- the dcd gene encoding dCTP deaminase → MLLSDRDIRAEIEAGRIGIAPFGDEFVQPASVDVRIDRFFRLFDNHKYAMINPAKEQAELTRLVEVDPDQPYMLHPGEFVLASTYETVSLPNDIAARLEGKSSLGRLGLLTHSTAGFIDPGFEGHITLELSNMATLPVALWPGMKIGQLCFFRLSSEAEHPYGSEGNLNRYRGQRGPTASRSYMNFHRTQIPATPLEETP